Below is a genomic region from Sorghum bicolor cultivar BTx623 chromosome 9, Sorghum_bicolor_NCBIv3, whole genome shotgun sequence.
TTTTGGTTTcacaggttcatatcatccatACCCGGCAAGGTTGGCAGAAACAGAGCACTAGTGTTGTCGAGTAACCGTAATTGTCCAACCCAATCGAATCGAATTCTCATGAAATTCACTTTTGTCTTTTACAAACTTTTTTCACTTTTGTCTTTTGCGCTGGCACAGTTTCATATCATGTACAGGAGATAAATTTCTATCTTTGGTTAGTGCTAAATGAGCATGCTTTCTTGTCACCGAAATCAAactacttttttttttagataatgaccgaaATCAAACTACTGTGGATGCACATGGAGTTCTTTGATCAGACCAACAGAACTACTTACTAGTTAGTTTAGGAAGCTGACCTTCTTTGCTATTGCAATCACCAGAGCTCTGGGCCAAGCATCTCCGAGCATGAAAGCATTCGCGGGAGGGCAGGCTGCGGCATACAAGATGTTTGAAACAATCAACAGGGAGCCTGAGATTGACGCGTACAGCACGGCAGGTAGGAAGCTGGACGACATTCAGGGAGACATTGAGTTCAGGGATGTTTACTTTTCATATCCGACAAGGCCTGATGAACAGATCTTCAGTGGTTTCTCCCTTACCATACAGAGTGGCACAACTGTCGCACTAGTTGGGCAGAGTGGGAGTGGCAAGTCGACGGTTATCAGCTTGATTGAGCGGTTCTACGACCCTCAGCTCGGTGAAGTTCTGATAGACGGTGTTGATCTAAGGGAGTTCCAGTTGAGGTGGATCAGAAGTAAAATCGGTCTTGTTAGCCAAGAACCGGTCCTGTTCACTGCTAGCATAAGAGACAACATAGCTTATGGCAAGTACAATGCAACCGATGAGGAAATCAGAGCTGCAGCTGAGCTTGCTAATGCCTCCAAATTCATAGATAAAATGCCCCAGGTCAGAATACTGCTTATGCTATGAATATGCAAATTTCATCACTGATGACGAATtctaaagaaaatattttagtagTAATATGGAAATCTAAACACCAATGAGGGAGACAAACTATCCCGCCGTGTGTTTGAATTTCTTGATGTTTTTGACATTTCCCAGGGTTTCGCTACTTCAGTTGGTGAACATGGAACACAACTTTCAGGTGGGCAAAAGCAAAGAATAGCCATTGCCAGAGCAATTCTCAAAGATCCAAGAATCTTACTAttagatgaagcaacaagcgctCTAGACACTGAATCTGAAAGGATTGTACAGGAGGCTCTTGATAGGGTCATGACAAACCGTACAACTGTCATAGTTGCTCACCGTTTGAGCACTGTCAGGAATGCTGGTACCATTGCCGTGATTCATCGAGGATCAGTAGTTGAAAAAGGTATTTCCTTTTTCCTGAAATCATAACATGCCTTTTCTGTTATCAATTGCTTGACTCCTTAAAATTTCACACCTCATCAGGTTCACACCATGATCTTATAAGGGATCCAGAGGGAGCTTACAGTCAACTGATACAACTACAGGAAGCGAGCCATGCTTCTGAGGGTGCAAACTACCAGAACAAGTCAAACAGGAAGGGTGATTCTGGGATTCACTTAGGAAAACAAATGTCGACAAATCAGTCACCAAGCCAAAGGTCACCACAGAACAATAGCAGCAACCACTCGTTCTCAGTATCACATGGTGTGCCTCTAGAAATTGACGTCCAAAACAGTTCATCAAAGAATATAGATGAAGAAATTCAGCACGAAGTGCCTCTCAGTCGCCTCGCCTCACTTAACAAACCCGAAATCCCAGTGCTTATCCTTGGTTCTATTGCTTCGGCTGTCAGCGGAATGATCTTCCCAATCTTTGCGATACTTCTATCAAATGTGATAAAAGCATTTTATGAGCCGCCACGTATTCTGAGGAAGGATGCTGAGTTTTGGTCATCTATGTTCTTGGTATTCGGTGCAGTGTACTTCTTGTCACTTCCTCTTGGCTCATACCTTTTCTCAGTGGCTGGGTGCAAGTTGATAAGAAGGATCAGACTGATGACATTTGAGAAGGTTGTCAATATGGAGATCGAATGGTTCGATTACCCAGAGAATTCAAGTGGAGCAATAGGCGCAAGGCTATCAGCGGATGCAGCAAAAGTTCGGGGGCTTGTGGGTGATGCATTGCAACTGGTGGTGCAGAACTTGGCAACTTTAGTTGCCGGTCTGGTAATTGCTTTTGTATCAAACTGGGAGCTCTCTCTTATTATACTGGCTCTGATACCGCTTATTGGCCTCAATGGATGGATCCAGATGAAATTTATTCAGGGATTTAGTGCAGATGCAAAGGTATGGCAAGAAGCCATAACAAATGCTGCTGTTTCTTCAGTTAGTTTATCATATTATTCACATTTCATCAATTCACTGATTCCACGTTATGATTTCAGTTGATGTATGAGGAGGCAAGTCAAGTAGCAACTGATGCAGTGAGCAGCATAAGGACAGTGGCATCATTTTCAGCTGAAGAAAAGGTGATGGATTTGTACAAGAAAAAATGTGAAGGACCTTTAAGAGCAGGGATCAGGACAGGAATAACAAACGGTATTGGCTTTGGGGTTTCCTTCTTCTTGCTGTTTGGAGTTTATGCTGCCAGCTTCTATGCTGGTGCACGGCTTGTAGAGAATGATAAAACAACTTTTCCCAAAGTTTTCAGGGTATGTATCATGTTAAATATGCGATGTTTACATTATAAAAAAGTGAATCTTAAGGGTATAAAACATTTGTAAATAATATATGTTTTCGCCATTTGAATGCAGGTATTTCTTGCTCTCAGTATGGCAGCAATCGGGGTGTCACATACAAGTACCCTCACATCAGATTCTTCCAAAGCAAAATCAGCCGTATCTTCTATATTTGCCATCATGGATCGAAAATCAAGGATAGATCCAAGCGATGATGCTGGGGTAACTCTGGAGCCACTAAGTGGCAACATTGAATTTCGGCATGTGAGATTCAGATATCCAACACGGCCCGATGTTCAGATTTTCCAAGACCTATGCCTGACAATTCAATCTGGAAAGGTACTAAACATCTAAATTTCTCAGGATTAAAGTGTTACTTGATTTGAACCTATCATCATACAGCATACAAGTTTACGAAATCGAACTGTTTTACTTGTCAGACTGTTGCACTTGTTGGAGAGAGTGGTAGTGGCAAATCAACAGCGATAGCGTTGCTGCAGAGATTCTATGATCCTAACGCAGGCCATATACTCCTAGATGGAGTGGACATACAGAAGTTCCAGCTGAGGTGGCTAAGGCAACAGATGGGGCTGGTGAGTCAAGAACCATCCCTGTTCAACGACACGATACGGGCAAACATTGCCTACGGAAAGGACGGGCAAGCAACAGAATTAGATATCGTGGCTGCCGCACGGTTGGCAAATGCTCACAAGTTCATCAGTTCACTGCATCAGGTAATAATCTCCTCAAATGTACTACTGTGTACTTCCTACTCTGAAGAACTAGATGATATGTAAAGAAACTTCCTACTCTGAAGAACAAGATGATATGTAAAGAAATGAGACCTTACAGAGATCAGCTATTACCTGAACAATGCAGGGATATGACACCATGGTCGGGGAGCGTGGGGCTCAGCTATCAGGAGGGCAGAAGCAGCGCGTCGCCATTGCCCGCGCCATCATTAAGGATCCCAAGATCCTTCTGCTCGACGAAGCGACAAGCGCCCTCGACGCAGAATCCGAACGTTCAGTGCAGGACGCCCTGGACCGGGTGATGGTGAACAGAACAACAGTGATCGTCGCGCACCGGCTGTCCACGATACAGGGCGCGGATGTGATCGCGGTGGTCAAGGATGGGGTGATCGTCGAGAAGGGGAGGCATGACGCCTTGATCAAGATCGAGGGTGGCGCTTATGCGTCCCTCGTCGCGCTCCATTCAGCAGCGCCGTCGTAACACATGGAAAGTCCAGGCAGATAGTCTGAATTTGTGATAGGTGAGCAACTGAGCATGCAAAGACTGGCAGCTTAACAAAGTTGAGGCGCCCGTTTTGGTTGTCCAGCTCCTGGTGAAATAGACACTGCAAGGCAAAAGATGTATAAACTCCGTAGCATAGCTAAGCCGGAAAGAAGACTACACAAATACAGCAATGTAGCAATCCTAAGTTACACAAATAGCAATGTAACAATCCTGTCTAAGTTACTACTAATGTGATGAACACAGATATTCAGTGTAACAAGCGTAAATACTGAATATAGTATATACATTATATATAATAACAAGAAACATGTAGATGATGGTGACATCTccttacctttgccttgagttcATCCCAGTTTGAGGAAAAGCtaaggcctgtttagattggtgataaaaaatttttgtatgtcacatcggatatgtcgaaaggatgtcgggaggagtttttaaaaactaataaaaaaacaaattacatagctcatcagaaattgcaagacaaatctattaagcataattaatctatcattagcacatgtgggttaatgtagcacttaaggctaatcatggactaactaggtttaaaagattcgtctcgcgattcttaactaaactgtgtaattagcttatttttttatctacatttaatatttcatgtatgtgtccaaagattcgatgtgatggatgaaaattttttgggtgggaaacaAGGCGCCTTCACTCCTTCAGGCTTCAGGTGTTCCGTCACTCGGAGGGACAGACCTTGTAGTGACAGAACCTATCACAATTCCGTCAACATATATAAAACTGTAAATGATTTCAGAAGATGCTGAATTCGAGAAAATCCTCCGCTGAATCCTCCTGCAAGCAACAAGACGCTAAATTAAGGAAACCAATGAACCCTAGAGAAGATGAGCAGCATCTAAACCTGCAGAAAACATTTTGATTATCTGTCAGAACTCAGAAAATTTCGGTTCACGGCTAGTAATCCAGCCCGTCATCATCAGAATCAACCAATCCGATTTGCACCTCCCTCCCTCGCTCTTGAATCGGAATCGGCCCGACGACCCCGACTCTGTTGAAATTTTCCTCTCaatatgggccttgtttagttctaaaaaaatttgtaaaatttttagatttcccgTTACATTGAATgcacatgtataaagcattaattaaatataaataaaaataataattaattgtatttatttgtaatttgcgagacgaatttttaaacttagttagtctataattaaataatatttatcaaatacgaacaaaaatactaccatacctattttttttaaaaaaatggaaaGTGAACAAGCCCTTGGTCTACCCTCTACCGTAGGCAGGAGCAGGAACCACGCGGCCGTCCATTCACCGCCAGCTAGACCACGTCTTCGCTGACGTGTCACGCATCGCGGCCGTCCATTCGCCGAACTCCAGCGCCCGACGGCCAGGATCTTCGAACGGCACGAGCGGGATAGCGGCCGTCGCCGGGCCAGTCAGCGCGCGCCACGTACGCCACCAAGGGGCATAACGGTAAAATCCCAAGCCAAAGCAGCGTGACGCACGAGCTTTTTCTATAACGAaaaatctagaaaaaaaataagaaaagaaaaaatcggACAAACGTGTGGCGTCGGCAGCCGGGCAGGTAACGAAGGTTCGTTCTCGTCGTCGCCATGGAGCTCACCGGCGCCGCGCTCCGGCGATACGCGCTGCCGTCGGCGTCACCGGTGTCCGCGAGggtggggaggaggaggaggctccCAGCCAGGGTGGCCTGCGTCGGGGGCGGCGGAGGGTTCGCGGAGGAGGGGCACCTCAGGTACTACGAGGGGGCCCCGCGGAGGAAggcggtggaggcggtggcgaggGACCTGGGCAAGCTCCGGGCCATGGGGCTCGTCGCGGGGGACGCGGCCAAGGAGAAGGTCCTCTCGGTGAGCTATCTGTTTCTCCCTCCTCTCTTCCTCGCCTTTTGTTCTTGTATTCGATTTGGGAAATGGATGAAGAATCTGCCTTGTGGTGGTGCTTGCTGCAATTAATTGGTTCCTGTGGAAGAATTCGGGTGCGCTTTGAGGATAACCATGATGATGGTATAATAAGTAATATGGTCGATTTGTTATCTGAATGGTAAAAATCCGTACGTTCTATTTGCCAACTAATTTCAGTTCCTGCTGGTAACCCAACGGTTTTTGGAACAAATTACCAGTGCATAATACTTGGACTGAACATGTGTATTTACTGCATAATACTTGGACTGAACATGTGCGTTAAGTGTTGGTAATTGATTTACTTGATAGTTTTGTGTTGCCTATGTGTGTTGATTGAAGCAATCAACTTGAGTTCTCATTTCTTTTCACCTGTGCACGCAGGAAGCCACAGATCTGCTGCTGCAAGAGCTGAGCCAGATGAAGGATGAAGAATACAAGATAAAGAAGGTAGAGAAAGAAGAGAAGGCTGCTATGAAAGCACTGAAGAAGCAGGAGGACGCGACGAAGACAGCCATTGCGATGATGAAGTGTGAAGAAGATGAGTCCTCTTCGGAGTCAAGCGAGAGCGATTGCGAGGACGAGGCGACCATGAACGTTGATCAGCGCACAATGATCTCAACAGCGGATCCTGAAGTTGTTGCATCAAGCATCTTAGCTGTCTCTGCGATGGAGTGTGATAAGGCTGCAATGAAGGCCATGAAGCAGATGGAGAAGGAACAAATGAAGGCCatgaagaagatggagaagGCCGCGAAGAAGGCCATGAAGATGGAAAAAGAAGCAAAGAAGATGGCAATGGCTACGCTGAATGGCTGCAGGGATGAAGACGATTCCTCATGCTCATCAGAGTCCAGCGAAAGCGAATGTGAGGGGCAACTTGTCAGGATGAGCCGCTGCGCTACAATCACCACACCAGAAATGCCATCTCCAACCACAGGTCTCCCCATCATAGTTCCTCAAATTCCAGCACCTTTGGCACCGGAACCATCTCAACCTTTAGAGCCAGTAACCGCGGTGCAAGCCACCAGGGTCAGCAGCGTTGCAGTAGCTGAGACATCCACAACCAGCAGAATTGAGGTCTGCATGGGAGGCAAATGCAAGAAGGCAGGCGCACTTGCTCTTCTGCAGGAGTTCGAGAAGACTGTGGGTACTGAAGGTGCGGTTGTCGGCTGCAAATGCCTGGGGAAGTGTGGCCTAGGTCCCAACGTGCGGCTGAGGAGCGACATCTCTGCAGAAGGTTCTGCAAAGGGGAGCCCACTCTGCATCGGTGTAGGTTTTGAAGATGTTAGCACCATAGTGGCAGGTCTCTTCGGAGACGCTGATCTGGGCATGACACCCACATAGACTTAATCTTACTTCAAGAGAAGCTTCTATTCACAGATGTTGCACTGAACAAATGTATAGACTCAAGTGCAAATAATAGCTACGGCCTTGCTAGGCTGCTAGTGCTAAGTTTATGTACTATATGTCTATACTATATAGAACATGTATCATGTATGGTAATCAAAGTTTCTGATTTCTGATCCATATTGGACTGTGATTGTTTTCATGGTTTTCGTATTTGAGCATGAGAGCATCTGTTGCAAACCATCTAGGGATATATAAGGATGGTTAATGTTAGTGTTCTCCACTGTCTGGATGAAGAAATAACTGGAACTAGACAACTAGTATCCTGCAGGTGCAGTGTTTGTGTTTGAGGTTATCAGATTCATATAAGTTCTGATGCAAGCTCTTTCTCATCTTCATTACTTAATTTATCTTCTGCCCCGGCTAAAAAAGGTTAGCCGTTgctacttgatttctcttttaTTGACTCTGGACTGTTTGTCCTGTGTTGTTTTTTCTTACTTCCGGGATAAGAGGTCTCATTCTTACGTTCCAGGTCCTAGGGCATCCGTGCGTTGCCATGGCTGCCTAAACTTTTCATGCAACAACAATAATATTGAAAAGCTTTGCTTTTGAGATCACCAGATACTAGAGTTGGCCTGATCTGAGCAACATGCTGTTTTGAACCATGTTGAGATATACTCCATGAATTGTTGATAGGAGATGCAAGTTTTTCTAGGACAACTTATGCTTAATTGTTGGTTGGAATCCGAGAGGCTGCCAACAACAGAATGGCAGTAATGCCCAACACCATCACGTAGAGGATGAATCTCACAGGTCTCTTTTTGAAAGCAAATCTCACAGGTCTCTGCATTTCACATTTGGGAATCTTAGCAAGAACACTGAAATTAGAGGGCCTGGAGAGTAGTACTGCAAATTATCGACAAAAGATCAGCACCATCAAAATCTAACATTTTTTTTCCTCAAATGACACAAAAGAGCAGtgtgtcatttcattaagatAGAAAAAAGActtgctcgcaaaaaaaaaagatagaaaaAAGACAAGAGAGAGGGCATAGAACCTACTCCAAGCAAGACAAAAGTGAACTCCACTGGGAATAAGCTTATGTGGCTTCTGAACATCAACGCTGTGACACCCAGATATAGTATTCAGGCCTCAACATTGAAATGTTGTTGATAAGCACTCTTCACCATGTCCAGTAGGTTTGAGTTTTCCAATGCAGCCGCAACACGTTCTTTGTCGTTCAGTTTCTTATTTACTGCAACAAAGAATTCTGTATGCTGAGATATTCAGCCAAGCGATAGATATGGTAAATATTGGAGAAGCTGTAGAACATATACCAGCAGCTTCAGTTGCCCATCTTCATATAAGTTCTGATGCAAGCTCTTGCCCATCTTCATTACTCAATTTATCTTCTGCCCCAGCTAAAAAAAGTTAGCCGTTgctacttgatttctcttttaTTGACTCTGGACTGTTTGTCCTCTGTTGTTTTTTCTTACTTCCGGGATAAGGGGTCTCATTCTTACGTTCAAGGTCCTAGGGCATGGGTGCGTTGCCATGGCCACCTAAAATTTTCAATGCAACAACAATAGTATTGAAAAGCTTTGCTTTTGAGATCACCAGATACTAGAGTTGGCCTGATCTGAGCAACATGCTGTTTTGAACCATGTTGAGATATACTCCATCGATTGTTGATAGGAGATGCAAGTTTTTTTTAGGACAACTTATACTTCAATTGTTGGTTGGAATCCGAGAGGCTGCCAACAACAGAATGGCAGTAATGCCCAACACCATCAGTACCACCTTGAGTCCATTCGAAAAGAGAGAATATCTAACATCTGGAGTGCACAGCCATCACGTAGAGGATGAATCTCACAGGTCTCTTTTTGAAAGCGAATCTCACAGGTCTCTGCATTTCACATTTGGGAATCTTAGCCAGAACACTGAAATAGTCATCTGCAATTAGAGGGCCTGGAGAGTAGTACTGCAAATTATTGACAAAAGATCAGCGTCATCAAAATCTAACATTTTTTTCCTCAAATGACACAAGAGAGCAGcgtgtcatttcattaagatAGAAAAAAGACAAGAGAGAGGGCATAGAACCTACtccaagaaagacaaaagtgAACTCCACTGGGAATAAGCTTATGTGGCTTCTGAACATCAACGCTGTGACACCCAGATATAGTATTCAGGCCTCAACATTCAAATGTTGTTGATAAGCACTCTTCAACCATGTCCAGTAGGTTTGAGTTTTCCAATGCAGCCGCAACACGTTCTTTGTCGTTCAGTTTCTTATTTACTGCAACAAAGAATTAATTTATATGCTGAGATATTCAGCCAAGCgatagatatggtaactattgCAGAAGCTGTAGAACATATACCAGCAGCTTCAGTTGCATGTTATGTCCACCTGCAAAAGCTAAGATTCAGATGGCTGACTAAATTTTCTCAGGACATAACAAATAATACACAcacatagagagagagagagcgctcaCACACAACAAAGAAACAATATCCATAACATGTTGATGAttaaaaataaagaaagaaagattcCAGATCTGACTGATTAGATTGTATTCCCACCAGTAAAAATCAAATACATTCTTATGAAATGTACAGCATATATGTACAGGGGCTACTAATTCTCTAACCATTTCAGTGACCAAGTTTTATGTGCAACAAAGGTATAATCATTTTTGTAATTCAATCTGATAAACAGACATTTGAGGCCCAGGTACCACCTCTGAAAAAGTAGTTAGCAACAATACAATCCCTAATGACAGCAGTACGCTGACATAAATGACATGCCTATCACAGATTTCTTGAACTTTCTAAACAGGTCATGATGCTAACATACCAAACCCTGATTGctctagaaaaataatattGATAGTGTAAATCGTAACATGATAACTTTGTCTCAAGCTCTACAACGACAACAAACCTTGTAACGAGGAGGGAGACTTCGGACAAGTTTCACATGTATGCAAAGGCCAATAATAGTTGCCATGCGGCAGTGCTGCACTGTTGGGGTGAAATTAACCCTGATGCAAGGAAAAATGAATCTCAAGAGTGATCTTCAGTAATGATCCTGAATAGTACATCCAAACCAAGGAACCTAGACATATGAAAAAACTTACCTGACATGATTACTTTCATCATTCAGTGAAACTGAGTCTTCAGTTACAGCTGTTCCAGTGAGTATGGGTGCTCTGGATCCTTTATATCTCTAATATGATGTAAAGAACATTAAGGGCCACAACAAATTGGCTAAGGTATAGAACTCATAGATAAatggaaggaaaaaaaaagcttCACTGCATTTATGAAAGCGATATCATGAAGAAGGATATCGAATACTTCCAGTTGGTCGTCTATTGGCTTATGGATTATAGGATTAGTATTAATCAACCCCATAGCCATTATATTCCTATGGAATGCAATGCAGTAACCTTAGATGAGAAAGGCAAATTCCTGCAAGCAGCCaaaacaaatgaaaatgtgTTACTTAGCAACAGTATCTTGTTTGCTGCCCGTCAGAGCTGAGAGTAACCCCAGCGCCGCGGCAGCTGACCAAACGAAACACGCGTCCGATCCGGCCCATATACAACAGCATCGTTGTATGCGTGCAGCCCAGAAAAAGAAGACGGACTCAAGGCCCAAGCAACGGCGACATAAGCATAGATACGAGGAAAAAGTCCATCTACCCTCCTCCAATCTTTCTTATAATTGGAAAATtggattttctttttttttgactcGCATAACTCTAATTCCCGTAAATcgttttagaaacagtgttggCTAACATGGCGCCACATTAGCGACAAGCAAGGTAAATTGAACTTTCACGATAATTTAAGGAGGTCAATTAGACTCTTAAAAAGTATAAGtaatttttgaatttttttgaatacTTCTAGGATAAATATACATTTTAAAATACTAAAAATATGATTTAAAATTAAACATTCATAAATTTTTGCTGCGAGGTGCTAGGCATGGGAAAATCTAGAGTAAATATATACAGTAACGAAGTAGGCACAAGTTTATATTTTCAGtatataattttaatttttctcACCGTGTGTTCTTATCCCTTTGGACTGATACGATCCAATCCCTTCACCCCTAAGGCCTTCAACCAGTGGTGGAGCTTGACAGGAAAACAAGATCGAGTGAGCCATTTATCACTAATTTCTTACTTAATATGTATATTTATTAATGTTAATCATCAAATTAATAGCTATTTAATGGAGTTTTCAAAATTAGCAAGGAACAAGATGTACGTGTGTTACCCGTGTACTGTATAGGGGAGTGGATTTTTGTACAACCATAACCATGGACGGTGGGAAATATCTTCTCGCCGGCGTGGAACACGCCACCCCAATCAGCAACCACCCGTTCCTTTCGCAccgctcttttttttttcttttttcttgtgcatgcattatatcaacTGTGTGTCCACCACACAAGTAACCTACCTCCGCCGACACGCGGGCCAGGCTTACTGGGGCCCAGCCCAATATACGGGTGAAACATCGTACGTCGACGCATCAATGCGCCTGCCGACTCGCCTCGTTGCCGTACCGAGGCCTATTCACAACTGTTACTGGTACACCGAACAAGAGTTGGCCTTGTTTACCAACAACTTGataaaattcacttgtcaaaatcttgagttatagcaagttaCTAATTTGTttaacaaaagaaaaaaggttgtgtctccaataagttgctattctcacttggtaaaaatagaggatgacagataggacccgctcacttggtaaaagaatatgtcTCTCCAACAAAttgcgctcgggatagcaacttgacaaatctcgacagtagaaacctctggatagcaacttgggaaatttagcaagttgagataaggagttgttggaggaggatttttatgcttttagcaaatttaggccctgtttagttccctgcccaaaattttttcatccatcacatcgaatctttggacacatccatagaacattaaatgtacataaaaaaataaactaataacacagtttggttgaaactcgcgagacgaatcttttaagcctagttactctatgattagccttaggtgctacagtaacccacatgtgctaatgacagattaattatacttaatagatttgtctttcaGTTTCatgacgagttatgtaatttgttttttattagtatctaaaaacccctcacgacatccttccgacacatccgatgtgacacccaaaaaattttcatctctaatctaaacaggccctcagtaggatagcatgttgaaataccaagttgttggagatgctcaaaaaattttacaaaatttttcagatttcccgtcacatcgaatctttagacgcatgcatggagtattaaatataaataaaaataaaaactaattatacagtttgatcaaaattgatgagacgaatcttttgaccctaattagtccatgattggacaatatttgttaaatacaaacgaaaatgtcactgttcatattttgcaaaaaaatttggaagtaaacaagacccagAACCAGGCAGGCAAGCCCGGGCCCAGGGTGGTGATTGGACGTACTTCCTCGGTTCTTAAAAAGAGTGTCGTTGTAGGTTTTTATGCtataagtttgactcgatttatagaaaatata
It encodes:
- the LOC8071289 gene encoding ABC transporter B family member 4, with translation MSESSRAFHLDAPSSSSSSSSTAAAAGDRHHHHGKSAASASTTGGGSVPFHRLFAFADAADAALMSLGTLGALANGAAMPLMTVLFARLIDAFGGAADTRDVVARVSNVSLQFIYLAVASAVASFVQVASWMITGERQAARIRGLYLGAILRQEVAFFDQRATTGEVVGRMSGDTVLIQDAMGEKVGKCIQLLVAFAGGFAVAFAQGWLLALVMLATIPPLVLAGALMSSVVARMASLGQAAYADAAGVVDQTIGSITTVASFTGEQRAVEKYSSSLKRAYSSGVWEGLAAGVGMGIVMVLLFCGYSLGIWYGAKLILDKGYTGAQVMNVIFAVLTGSLALGQASPSMKAFAGGQAAAYKMFETINREPEIDAYSTAGRKLDDIQGDIEFRDVYFSYPTRPDEQIFSGFSLTIQSGTTVALVGQSGSGKSTVISLIERFYDPQLGEVLIDGVDLREFQLRWIRSKIGLVSQEPVLFTASIRDNIAYGKYNATDEEIRAAAELANASKFIDKMPQGFATSVGEHGTQLSGGQKQRIAIARAILKDPRILLLDEATSALDTESERIVQEALDRVMTNRTTVIVAHRLSTVRNAGTIAVIHRGSVVEKGSHHDLIRDPEGAYSQLIQLQEASHASEGANYQNKSNRKGDSGIHLGKQMSTNQSPSQRSPQNNSSNHSFSVSHGVPLEIDVQNSSSKNIDEEIQHEVPLSRLASLNKPEIPVLILGSIASAVSGMIFPIFAILLSNVIKAFYEPPRILRKDAEFWSSMFLVFGAVYFLSLPLGSYLFSVAGCKLIRRIRLMTFEKVVNMEIEWFDYPENSSGAIGARLSADAAKVRGLVGDALQLVVQNLATLVAGLVIAFVSNWELSLIILALIPLIGLNGWIQMKFIQGFSADAKLMYEEASQVATDAVSSIRTVASFSAEEKVMDLYKKKCEGPLRAGIRTGITNGIGFGVSFFLLFGVYAASFYAGARLVENDKTTFPKVFRVFLALSMAAIGVSHTSTLTSDSSKAKSAVSSIFAIMDRKSRIDPSDDAGVTLEPLSGNIEFRHVRFRYPTRPDVQIFQDLCLTIQSGKTVALVGESGSGKSTAIALLQRFYDPNAGHILLDGVDIQKFQLRWLRQQMGLVSQEPSLFNDTIRANIAYGKDGQATELDIVAAARLANAHKFISSLHQGYDTMVGERGAQLSGGQKQRVAIARAIIKDPKILLLDEATSALDAESERSVQDALDRVMVNRTTVIVAHRLSTIQGADVIAVVKDGVIVEKGRHDALIKIEGGAYASLVALHSAAPS
- the LOC8071290 gene encoding diacylglycerol O-acyltransferase 3, cytosolic: MELTGAALRRYALPSASPVSARVGRRRRLPARVACVGGGGGFAEEGHLRYYEGAPRRKAVEAVARDLGKLRAMGLVAGDAAKEKVLSEATDLLLQELSQMKDEEYKIKKVEKEEKAAMKALKKQEDATKTAIAMMKCEEDESSSESSESDCEDEATMNVDQRTMISTADPEVVASSILAVSAMECDKAAMKAMKQMEKEQMKAMKKMEKAAKKAMKMEKEAKKMAMATLNGCRDEDDSSCSSESSESECEGQLVRMSRCATITTPEMPSPTTGLPIIVPQIPAPLAPEPSQPLEPVTAVQATRVSSVAVAETSTTSRIEVCMGGKCKKAGALALLQEFEKTVGTEGAVVGCKCLGKCGLGPNVRLRSDISAEGSAKGSPLCIGVGFEDVSTIVAGLFGDADLGMTPT